The DNA window AAAAATCTTGCACCAATGAGTTTCCGGTTGCAGCTGGATGTGGTAAAGTTCGTGCCTACTTCACACTCACCCTTCCACCCACTTGGGACTGGACCTAGTCCATTGTCATCGAAACTGCCCGACTCTGGCCAAACGCCGGTATCTAAGACACCAACTATAACTTCACTCATTGTGCCAGAGTCTAGCAGAAACGCGTCACTGTTGAGAAGTCCGAGAAATTCGGGTGACCTTGTGGTGTGGAGTTCGTATTTTACTTCTTCTTGAACCGATAGAATCCCAGATTTTGCTTCAAGCATCCGAGCTTCCTCGGGTGTCAGCCGCACAGAGTAGCCGTGGATAACATTGCTATAGGTGTAGATCATGTTGGCAGAGAGCGACACCGTCTTCAAAGAAGAGTCGTACCATTGCAAGTGATCTTCAAAATATGCAGGCATATTGAACTTGTCCATGTGAACGATATACGTCTTCTTCTTGTAGTTGCTCTTTTCTGCATCAGCAAATGCATGAAAGAAAcacagaagaagaagaaaagtcGTGAAAGGAAGAATTCCTAGCTTTGACATCTTGATCTTTTTGACTTGGCAATTTCTGGGTTTTAAGAATGAGTGAAGCTCTGAACAAATTTTGTTGGTAAACACAGAGGCTGCAATCGAGAATTTGAGATATTTTTTCTTAAGAAAATAAATGATGGACGCTCCTTATTGTTTGCCCATGTATATAATAAGGTTTCTCTCTCAAGTATTTGGACCCACCTCACTTTTTGTTCGGCAAATATGTGAAAGTTGATGACTGCAAATTAAAGACTACAATTATTTCATCAGAAATCACAGTGATATGTTCAATTTGGACTACAAGATGTTATTTTGGAAATGGGATGAGTTAAAACAATAACATATTAGTATAATAAAAGGAAGCAAAAGAGAAACTTTATGGAAAGTTGTAaagaattatttaaatgattcgATGTATTCAAATAATGCAGGTTGAAAAGAACAAGTatgataatatatttttaatatataaaaatctcaTATGAGATCGTGTCATATATCAAATTTATAAGATGATTTTCGATTCAACtcgattcataaaaaaaatattattttttaggttaaaaatattatttttcataaaagaTATCAAACAAAGATGAACTGAAGGACCACTGATTATATatgttcaaaataaaaattaagctAGTCACATATActattaaattattgttttattGAATAAAAGAAAAATCGTGTGGTTGGAAATATGAATTGCCTCGTCACGTCGATTGGCTTGGAATTTATTGTTGGTGTATTCTGAACCAATATTTATTAATGATCACTCGTCTGTCGAAGATAAATAATACAGTATTATGTTTTAGGCATTTCAAGCATTCTTTCAATTGGGATAAAACTCACAGTGACTCTTGAGTTTGATCGAAAAGCTTAAttattttctagaaaatttttatggtttattatCTTGGTACTTTCTATACTTTCAAGATTGGCCTCTTGCattcctttttttaaaaaaaaaaaaaattctcaatatatatataaacgatattgatattgatagtGTATTAAtattaacatgttaaaacatgaattataagATTAATTGTTAGAACATGATGAAAGTAATTTGAACTAACCTCGAATTCGATTACATGCAAAAGTAATCGAATGaagtaataataattattattattatcattatcattatcattatcattatcgatgTAATTAATTTACTGCTGGCGAGAGGAAGACAGGAGGAGCCATATAGTGTTTGTCAATTTACTACAGCTAGTAGTGGCAAATAGCTGGGAAATGACCCTACCACTTATTCTTGTTAAACGGacaattattaattataatataatggagcatttttttttataaaaaaatggtGATCTATGCAAATATTGTAAAATAGATGCTTCAATCAAATCAGGCGTCCTAGATAagatatatatgatatgatatgacaatTAATCACTCACCCCATAAATAGATGTTATAATAATTGTatgtatattttatacaatattCTTAAACATTAAAATGCCTAAATGATTAGTATACATTATTGTTAAAGCTTAATTTAAAAAACaatttcttaattattaatGAGGTATCAGTTTTAAGCTTTTCCGGCGCATTTTTTTGTAAGACATTATTTCGGCATCTTCACGTCGCCAGTGTTCACATGTTTCGATTCTAAGTATTGTGATATTCGCATTTCAATCaaagcagcagcagcagcagccgcCGCCATTaagattaaatatataatattaattatgcAGTAAATTGcttttttctctctctctcgAATTCTAcatatttgttttttaaaaaaatataggaaTCATATAATTAATAACTCAGAACGTTGgaacttaatttataaaaagGAATTGTGAACttcataaatatgataaatatcTATGTTTGTGTGTGAGAGTGTGTGTATGCATATTTTTACTTTTCCTTTAGCAAAGGCCTATTGTACGTTAAAGATTCCCGAAGTGATTGAATTTACgtcttttttatctttttttcaaagaataatataatataatataataaaaaggTGGAACATAATATTTGATGGGAAAGAAATTCGTATATGGGAAAATGGAATGATAAAGTAAACAGCTGAAGAGAAAAGGGTGGAGCAAAATAAATGAGCTGGTGATATGGACACGAAAGTCACCACCAATAATGGTTTTGCGCTGCCATATTCAATGCTTTGTTTGGTGATGCGTTTGTCTGTAGTACGTATGAAGTCATTGAAAAgccaaaacacacacacatatatataattatttatgtcCGATCAATAAATTATTCATCCCAATATGATCGAAATTGGGAAAAGAGGGCACTTCCCCTCCATTTGAAAGGTGCGTGTTTCATGTCTCTATTTTCGGAAATCTCATTTGACGGTCGCTGTTTCGAGCATCGAaagattttctaaaatttgtgtGTAACGATCATCGAATTTAACTCTTTGAATTTGGCTGTCGGCCATGCACCTGAATTTGACGCATCCAGAACattgttaaacaatattattatttcttgGCTACATCATATATATTACTTTACTTCTTCTATTTGAATTGAacgtaacaatatatatatatatatatataagtttgatttgaagtAACTTTCCTCGGCCTACATCAACCCACTAGATAGATTAAATATGTAGCTGCTACGTACCAAAAGTTAAAAGTATCACAATAATTGATGAGAAATGGAGTGGTTACTTGTCTATCTGGAAACCcattaaattaattgaaaagaccaaaaaaaaaacaccAAGAACAAAGGATTTGTTTGCTTTGAAGAATATCAAAATACCAAGAAGAAGCCCATATACTGCCCCGACTCCTTGTTGAAAGCCCAAAATTCAAAATtggtttaaataaaataaaataaaataatttcggCTTAGCCCATTATCGAACACATAATGTAAAGTCTTTTACCGTCCACCCGTTTGTTTGAACTTCGAAGGCCCTCACAGAATCACACTCTTCTTATTATTGTAATTGTACtatgatgataataataataataataataataataataataataataataatcaatgtTTTGTGGTGTCTTCTTTTCATGATTATGCTGGAATTTTTAGAAAGTATGatctaacttttttttttttttacatatgtatcctttattaaaaaaacaaaaaacaaaaacatacacacatatatgtatgtttatgcattcgaaaataaatataaaaaattaggaAGTTAGGTCACACTTCCTAAGATGTAGATAcctaaaaaaacacacacacacaactaTGTTCAAATCACTTGTGGAAGAAACATGATTGATGAAATTTTAACATAGATATAAAGGTACAGATGTTTTGACAACATAAGTCCCCCTTGTAAGGCATATCTGTTTTTTCGTCATATATAAAGAAATGCGGTGTGCTGTCTTTTATATCATGTCGGTTGTGCCTAATAGATCAAGTTTCACCTGCTGAATTTGAATTGTTTGCAATGCTTGCTTGGACAATTTGGAAAGagatttgtattttaaaacataatagCCATATTTTTCAACAAATGTATTAAAGTTGAGTGGGTAATGTCATATCTTGAGCAAtttagaacagctagatgtgctTGGAATTTAGCTTCAGGGGAGGTGCAGAGTAGCAAGGATATGAGGTGGGTGCCTCCTCCGTTGGGGCAGTGGCGACTTGACGTCGATGCTGGGTTTAATGATACTGTTGGTAAATATAGTGGGGGTGTTGTGATTCGAAATCATTTTGGAATTATTTTTGCTGCCTCAGCCATAGGCATACGTAAACCAGGATCAGTGTTGGAGGCAGAGCTCTCGGCTATTCATTTTGGTTTGATACTTGCTGTGAGAGGTAACTTTTCTGATGTTTGGGTCTTCTCGGACTCCTGTAATGCTGTTAAAGAGGTGACGTCGAAGTCTGAGGCTCGTAACCATCAAGGACTGTTAGTCTTGAACATATTGGATATCTTGACTTATGGTAGATTTAAAAAGTTAGATCATGTTAGTATAAATACAAACAAGTTAGCGCACTGTTTAGCGCATTTTGCTTTATCTCATCCTTCTTGTTCATGTCGGATGGAGGGTTTTACCCATCGTGGTTGATGGATGTAGCTATCGTGGATTTAATTAATGCATAATATCTGAATTccctaaaaaaaaaacaaaaaaaaaacaaagaatgaAAGGAAACGTGGACTAGAGACGTGAATGAATTTGATTCAAGAGAGTCGACTATTAAATCATATTCATTATTTCTCCACCTTCCAACTCCCAACCATGAAAAACAAACTAGAGAATTTCACTAGTATACGTGAGTCTGACCACGCAACCGGATCCCACcactaaatttaattttaaaactttaatataattttatatatattaattgggAGAATTATATtgtatttaaaaagaaattagAATCACATTTCCGAATGTCAATTACAATTACCAACTCTTTTACTCGCACTCCTATTAAATCACTTATTTTTTCAATTGTACGAATTATCATAATAaactaaaaatttatttatacaagGCCAATATTTACGAAAATCACACATTTTGAATGGGTTAATTAATGTAGTTCGTTTCTTAATGACAAAGACTATGTTCTTAACATTATTACTAGTTTATTTCCTAAAATTTGTATAAATATTATTaggttttttttaatttaaataacgacaataataatatttgcgaaaataaaaaaagaagttTTAAACCCGGACttctcaaattattttttttaataaaaagacCCACCTCCATATAGAAGGTGTGGACGTATTTATACCGCAATTTCCTGACCTGCCTAGCTCTGCCAAACAATCGACAAAAAGCTAAGTGGAAGCCTCCGCTGGTTGAAACCATGGGAGGAGGCAACGGCCAGAAAGCGAAGATGGCTCGGGAGAGGAATGCGGAGAAGATGAAAGGAAATAAGGGTACGCCGATTTTTTTTTTAGGGTTTCTCGAAGATTTGACGGCAATGGTTTACCTGATTTTCTGCGCAGGAAGTCAGCTGGATTCCAACAAGAAGGCCATGTCCATCCAGGTTCTCTGTTAATTGTGATACCTGTTCTTCTACCCAGTTTTAGGTTTAGATCTCTCTTTTTGTCGATTTTGTGGGGTAATTTTTCGGCTAAATGCACTTCCTATAGGTTTTGCTTCGGTTTACTCTCCAAGGTGTgtgattttttttctctttcttgTCATCCAATTCTACGAATTTAGAGCTTGAATTGTGTGTATGTGAAGTGATTTTTGAATAATAGCTAAAGAAAATGTTTCCTCAGTTTATTACTGGGAACGAACATCTAGAGAACAATAATCCCCCTTGTTGCTACTTAGTAGGTAACAAACACAATATTTGTTATCGTGGATGTGACAATCATTAGCTGATGAATAGGTAGGTGTAGCGAAATCCACCATCTTTGGTTTATCTGGTCAAGTATACGTAAATTAAGTAAAGTGTTAAGAAGCAAagacttttaaaattttatagaaCAATATTGTTACGAGGTTAAAGGAAGAGGACTCCGTTTCTTGAATTTTCCAGTGTTGTTTGTGTAGTTCGTTTATTGTTTAGGGACCAAGCTTAAGAGTCAATCACATCTGCAGTGCAAGGTTTGCATGCAAAGTTTTATTTGCACTACTTCAGAGGTAAAATGCAAGGAGCATGCTGAAGCTAAGCATCCAAAGGCTGATCTCTACACCTGTTTTCCCCACCTGAAATGATGTGAAGTTCTGAGATGGTTCCGACTGTCTGAAACCTGTGAATGTGCTTGGTTTGATGTTGTAAACTTTTACTGGTCTATAAATGGTATATGTTTGCATTATATTGTCTCCTCTTTCCTTTTGTCTCGATAAAAACCGCCTGAGTTGATGGCTATTTGTAGCGGACTGCTGTTTGGTTTAAGTGGTTGGTTATGATGATAGTAAGGTCTGGGTGTTTCCAATTGGTCAAATGATATGGGGATTTCGTTGTTTGCTCTCTTAGGCAAtctaaaaatcatgaatatattCAATCCATTGATTTTCTTGCGGTAAAAAAAATGGAACATAGATCCATTATCGACCGCCTCCGGAATCAATCCTCAAACGTTGCTCATTAGAACTGTAGCAGCTACATATTAAATTAAGTGGTATCCTATACTTTCGCTCTTTATGGATTTTTGTTCCTACTTTTTATGAGCTCCGTGCTACTCGACCACAAGTCCATCATGCTGAAAAACAGGGGTGAGTTACTGGTGTCATGACCTCAGCAACCTCCATTTGGACATTGGTTCTAAGGTTTCAGTGAATTTCAGCAAAGATTAGAATTGATTGTATGCATGCTTGCAACAATAAGATtgatatgtaaatgatgatatAATAAGATGATGATGTGAGGTTTATTGATTAAAGATAAGATCAATTTGTCAAACATCCATCTGCATAAATCGCAGTTCAACTGTCGGTGCATTAGACGTCAGGGTTTCACGATTTCTAACGCCACGGTAGATACTGTTGACTTTCAATGTCTACGTCAATTAGTTTCAGAAATGGAAATCTCCAATAAATAGGGATTCTTTCACCCTGTCCGTGCAGACACtgcctgcacgggcaatgaacggcctggatcactccacatgagtgatccgggcccaccttcatgtaaaaaaaaaaattgattcggAAAAATCCAAGCCGTTAGATCGACCCTTGCGGGCACTGCCAGCAGGGATAGGGTCGAGTAAACCAATAAATAGAGCCATTCTGGTTCAAAAGAACCTATAGAACTTTGGTAGTTGTTGAGCTCATACGGTTCCACTGGTGAAGTGGACGATAGATTGAGCAATTCCTTCAAGCATATGACCAAATGCTCCCTCGAATATCAAATTCACACAAAATGTCGAGATATCTGCAGAAAAATCCTACTACTAAACACGTTTCGGTTGAAAGTATGGCACATTCCGGTCTTTACAAATTAATCAACGTAGAATGAAGAAATTGATAATAGAGTAGAATGAATTTGAAAATGCTGGCGTAGTTACTAAAAAATAGTTACAAACTATAACAAAATAATCacaaatattttcaatttgttcaGTTTTTATAAAAGTTACTAAACTCCAAAAATAATTAACTATGAAAACCAACTGTACAAACACAAAACATGTGGACAATGATAAtaataacttttttttaaaatctaaatctTGCACTTTATATTAAAGTAGCTCGTCAAATACAAAAAGATTAAACCAAATAGGAAAAGTCGCATCTTCCAATCCATATTCTCTGAACGTCGAACATAGATAAGCCTCGTGTTTTCTGATTTGTCCAATAGCTTCAAAGGCTTGGATTCCAACATAGCTAAATCCTCGCTTGGGTTGGCTACTGCTTGCACCGCAAAAGAGAATCGGAAGCAACTTGTATAGGAGAATAATGTCGTTCGTGACCTTTCTGTAGACCATCTCAAATTGCAACAATTTCCCCTTCAACCACAGATATTGGTTTTGGAATGCTTTGTCCAAACGCAAAGGCACCAAGTCCAGGGGCGAGGACACATGCTTGTTTAAATCCCGGGTGGCCGCAAGTTCGAATTTTGGAAGACAAGTGGATTTCATCCTTCCATCAAGAGCTTTCATGGCACTCACCACAAGCGACGCTGGGCGAGTTCAGACTCTGTTAGTGGATGAGCAGTGAAACACTTCCTTATTGAATGACAAGTTCCCAGCTTATGTGAGTAAGGAAATACAGAGGATCTCTCTTCCCAATCATCCGGAACAAGACACACTCTATTGGTCTTTTGAGGACAAATGTACATATTCAGTTCAAAGCGGCTATAGAAAGGAGATTTGGTTTTACGAGCCACCGGCTAATAGCTTCGAGAATGGATTGTGCAGCTGGTGAAAATGGTTGTGGTCATTAAATTTGCCTCCTAATGTAAAGATATTTTTTTGGCGGGTGTCTCACGATATAATCCCCATAGTCGTTAACCTATCGAGACACCATGTTTCGGTAGATGAGCGATGCCAACTTTGTGGTTCTACCAGGGATACAACCCTACATTC is part of the Primulina tabacum isolate GXHZ01 chromosome 18, ASM2559414v2, whole genome shotgun sequence genome and encodes:
- the LOC142532515 gene encoding uncharacterized protein LOC142532515, encoding MSYLEQFRTARCAWNLASGEVQSSKDMRWVPPPLGQWRLDVDAGFNDTVGKYSGGVVIRNHFGIIFAASAIGIRKPGSVLEAELSAIHFGLILAVRGNFSDVWVFSDSCNAVKEVTSKSEARNHQGLLVLNILDILTYGRFKKLDHVSINTNKLAHCLAHFALSHPSCSCRMEGFTHRG
- the LOC142533513 gene encoding uncharacterized protein At2g23090-like, yielding MGGGNGQKAKMARERNAEKMKGNKGSQLDSNKKAMSIQCKVCMQSFICTTSEVKCKEHAEAKHPKADLYTCFPHLK